A portion of the Acidimicrobiia bacterium genome contains these proteins:
- a CDS encoding serine hydrolase domain-containing protein codes for MAARLDRSEPGSGAIDLSRVVEILERLRAEDRHDCAQCYVSLGGEVLLDVAVGDATPGRALRTDDLMLWYSSGKPLTTAAVLQLWEQGRLGLDDLVADYVDGWGAGKERCTLRHVLTHTGGFPMFRDTAFDTDISYQETIARIAAHPADWEPGTAAAYHPATGWKVLGAVVEAVDGRPIDQYLHEVVIGPLGMSNSSLGIPVDVQRRLGDRIVPIAWKGHRLPVVDRQGALSMVPYRIDEIHNEPWHIAKVEPGGGMRGPARELGSVYESLLGQGSVRVLEPRTVEMMIAVHRYGLRDPLLGHAPPFGLGVAVDFTGGAGRRAFGHGGMASSRGLADPECDLVMVVICNGLPDPLAAERRNRDITDAVYTALGERAARFRRSTGPEQTVALST; via the coding sequence GTGGCCGCCCGACTTGACCGATCGGAGCCCGGTTCGGGCGCAATTGACCTCTCCCGGGTGGTCGAGATCCTCGAACGCCTGCGGGCCGAGGACCGTCACGACTGCGCCCAGTGCTACGTGTCGCTCGGCGGCGAGGTGCTCCTCGACGTGGCCGTCGGGGATGCGACCCCGGGGCGGGCGCTCCGCACCGACGACCTGATGCTCTGGTACTCGTCGGGCAAGCCGCTCACGACGGCGGCCGTGCTCCAGCTCTGGGAGCAGGGGCGGCTCGGGCTCGACGACCTCGTCGCCGACTACGTCGACGGCTGGGGTGCCGGAAAGGAGCGCTGCACGCTCCGCCATGTGCTCACCCACACCGGCGGGTTCCCCATGTTCCGCGACACGGCATTCGACACCGACATCTCCTACCAGGAGACGATCGCGCGCATCGCCGCCCATCCGGCCGACTGGGAGCCCGGCACCGCCGCGGCGTATCACCCGGCGACCGGCTGGAAGGTCCTCGGCGCGGTTGTCGAAGCCGTCGACGGCCGTCCGATCGACCAGTACCTGCACGAAGTGGTCATCGGCCCGCTCGGCATGTCGAACTCGAGCCTCGGGATCCCTGTCGACGTGCAGCGCCGGCTCGGCGACCGCATCGTTCCCATCGCGTGGAAGGGTCACCGGTTACCCGTGGTCGACCGCCAAGGTGCCTTGAGCATGGTCCCCTATCGCATCGACGAGATCCACAACGAGCCGTGGCACATCGCGAAGGTCGAACCGGGCGGCGGGATGCGCGGCCCGGCGCGCGAGCTCGGGAGCGTCTACGAGTCGCTCCTCGGCCAGGGATCAGTTCGAGTACTCGAACCCCGGACCGTCGAGATGATGATCGCGGTGCACCGCTACGGGCTCCGGGATCCGCTACTCGGCCACGCGCCACCATTCGGACTTGGCGTCGCGGTCGACTTCACGGGGGGCGCCGGACGGCGCGCGTTCGGACACGGTGGCATGGCGTCGTCACGCGGGCTGGCGGACCCCGAATGCGATCTCGTGATGGTCGTGATCTGCAACGGGCTGCCCGACCCACTCGCCGCGGAACGCCGCAACCGCGACATCACCGACGCGGTCTACACGGCGCTCGGCGAGCGCGCCGCGCGCTTCCGTCGGAGCACGGGGCCCGAACAGACGGTCGCGCTGTCTACGTGA
- a CDS encoding inositol monophosphatase family protein has product MTLDLDHLLAVAVDAAVTAGGIVRDAFGAPENVREKRPGDLVSDADFASERSIREGLARAAPDIAFVGEEEGGEHADVGWFVDPLDGTANFVHNFPVVGVSIALVADGEPVLGVVHAPMLGDLYSARNGGGAFRNGERIHVSNRPVASAICATGFPFRAKRERLDEYFPVFERALREFEDLRRAGSASLDLSWTAAGVFDGYFEQNLATWDVAAGGLIVREAGGVVTDWQGDQRAWLRSGDIVAGPPAVHAHVLAIIATAAAATVT; this is encoded by the coding sequence GTGACGCTCGACCTCGATCACCTGCTCGCAGTCGCGGTCGACGCCGCCGTTACCGCGGGCGGGATCGTGCGCGACGCTTTCGGCGCGCCGGAGAACGTCCGTGAGAAGCGGCCGGGAGATCTCGTGAGTGACGCGGACTTCGCGAGCGAGCGCTCGATCCGTGAGGGGCTCGCGCGCGCGGCACCCGACATCGCGTTCGTCGGAGAAGAGGAGGGCGGTGAACACGCCGACGTGGGGTGGTTCGTGGATCCGCTCGACGGAACGGCCAACTTCGTGCACAACTTCCCGGTGGTCGGCGTGTCGATCGCGCTCGTCGCGGATGGCGAGCCCGTCTTGGGAGTTGTGCACGCGCCCATGCTCGGCGACCTGTACTCGGCTCGGAACGGCGGCGGCGCGTTCCGCAACGGCGAGCGAATCCACGTGAGCAACCGCCCGGTCGCGAGCGCGATCTGTGCGACCGGCTTCCCGTTCCGCGCCAAGCGCGAACGCCTCGACGAGTACTTTCCTGTCTTCGAGCGCGCGCTGCGAGAGTTCGAAGACCTCCGACGCGCCGGTTCCGCGAGCCTCGATCTTTCGTGGACCGCGGCCGGCGTGTTCGACGGTTACTTCGAGCAGAACCTCGCCACGTGGGATGTTGCCGCGGGTGGGCTCATCGTGCGCGAGGCGGGTGGCGTGGTCACCGACTGGCAGGGCGACCAGCGCGCGTGGCTCCGGTCGGGCGACATCGTCGCGGGCCCTCCCGCGGTGCACGCGCACGTCCTCGCGATCATCGCGACCGCGGCAGCGGCAACGGTCACGTAG
- a CDS encoding inositol monophosphatase family protein has product MTPAELLECFAAAAAAQRQALAGLTGIERRSRTARLGQYHLDTVADAAVLPVLTELPVRVLSEESEWSGPDDAEITVVVDPVDGSTNCSRGIPYWGISVCALDADGPLCAYVENGATGARYTAVRGHGAWLDGERLSASEVTVIDRAVVAIVAMPPHEPPWRQFRSLGSAALALCDVASGSLDGFLDCTNDMHCPWDYLGGLLVCHESGAHIADARDRELVVADPAARRQPVAAGTPELLSALRAVLGP; this is encoded by the coding sequence GTGACGCCTGCTGAACTGCTCGAGTGCTTCGCGGCGGCCGCGGCCGCGCAGCGCCAGGCACTGGCTGGGCTCACGGGCATCGAGCGCCGCTCGCGTACCGCCCGGTTGGGTCAGTACCACCTCGACACCGTTGCCGACGCCGCGGTGCTCCCCGTGCTCACGGAGCTGCCGGTGCGCGTGCTGAGCGAGGAGTCCGAGTGGAGTGGTCCGGACGACGCGGAGATTACGGTCGTCGTCGACCCGGTCGACGGCTCGACGAACTGCTCCCGCGGTATCCCGTACTGGGGCATCTCGGTGTGCGCGCTCGATGCCGACGGCCCGTTGTGCGCGTACGTGGAGAACGGCGCCACCGGAGCCCGTTACACCGCGGTGCGTGGTCACGGCGCGTGGCTCGACGGTGAACGACTTTCCGCGTCCGAAGTTACCGTCATCGACCGTGCCGTGGTTGCGATCGTCGCGATGCCTCCGCACGAGCCTCCGTGGCGCCAGTTCCGGTCGCTCGGCTCGGCGGCGCTCGCGCTGTGCGACGTCGCCTCCGGCAGCCTCGATGGGTTCCTCGATTGCACCAACGACATGCACTGCCCGTGGGACTATCTCGGTGGGTTGCTCGTTTGCCACGAAAGCGGTGCACACATCGCGGATGCCCGCGACCGTGAGCTTGTCGTCGCTGATCCCGCGGCGCGCCGCCAGCCGGTCGCGGCGGGCACACCCGAGCTCCTCAGTGCGCTGCGCGCCGTGCTCGGGCCGTGA
- a CDS encoding FdhF/YdeP family oxidoreductase — translation MAWKGSARIKSPKRTRRDLWVGFKPYGMGETKPNHYKEIARTFWENRDNLPYAWRIMHKGVCDGCALGVAGFHDWTLSGVHLCTTRLDLLRVNTMGALDPAVLADADALRSKSGKELRDLGRLAYPMVRRKGDRGFTRITWDEALDLIADRIRQSTPERLAVYLTARGITNETYYVAQKVTRFLGTNNIDNAARVCHAPSTTTLKRAIGVGATTCSYTDVIESDLIVLFGANVANAQPVFMKYLYLARKRGAKVAVVNPMREPGLDRYWVPSNVESAMFGTKMTDEFFGVNTGGDVAFVNGALKVLLAEGGIDRGFVREHTEGFDELLEVLEGESFTDLERQSGVTRADMERFARMYAAARTTVLVWSMGITQHEHGSDNVAAIVNLGLARGNVGRRGAGLMPIRGHSGVQGGAEMGAYATAFPSGVAITPESAATLTRQYGFPVGDRPGLTAEEMIEVASRGQLDVLYSSGGNFLEVLPDPVLVDDALHRVPLRVHQDIVVSSQMLVGPGDIVVLLPAATRYEQRDGGTETTTERRIAFSPEIPGHQVGEARSEWEIFVDLARHVAPERAHLVAFDSGQQIRDEMARVVPSYAGVETLHAIGDAVQWGGARLCEGGNFPTPDGKAHFIPVEPAVVDVPEGSFLLSTRRGKQFNTMVHQAKDPLTGALRDALFIATDDAGALGLREGDRVVVRSDAGSMQARVHLANLRPGNVQMFFPEGNVLIGPGRRDAGSGVPDYNAVVTVQRL, via the coding sequence GTGGCCTGGAAGGGATCGGCGAGGATCAAGTCCCCCAAGCGCACGCGGCGCGACCTGTGGGTCGGGTTCAAGCCGTACGGGATGGGGGAGACGAAGCCCAACCACTACAAGGAGATCGCGCGCACGTTCTGGGAGAACCGCGACAACCTCCCGTACGCGTGGCGGATCATGCACAAGGGTGTGTGCGACGGGTGTGCGCTCGGGGTCGCGGGTTTCCATGACTGGACGTTGTCAGGTGTGCACCTCTGCACCACGCGCCTCGACCTTCTGCGGGTCAACACCATGGGCGCACTCGACCCTGCGGTGCTCGCCGACGCCGACGCGTTGCGCTCGAAGAGCGGGAAGGAGCTGCGCGACCTGGGCCGGCTCGCCTACCCGATGGTGCGACGCAAAGGCGACCGCGGGTTCACGCGCATCACTTGGGACGAGGCTCTCGACCTGATCGCGGACCGCATCCGGCAGAGCACGCCCGAACGGCTGGCGGTGTACCTCACCGCGCGCGGCATCACCAACGAGACGTACTACGTCGCGCAGAAGGTCACGCGCTTCCTCGGTACCAACAACATCGACAATGCGGCGCGCGTCTGCCACGCGCCTTCCACCACCACGCTGAAGCGCGCAATCGGCGTGGGCGCCACGACGTGCTCCTACACCGACGTCATCGAGAGCGACCTGATCGTGCTGTTCGGCGCCAACGTTGCCAACGCGCAGCCGGTGTTCATGAAGTACCTCTACCTGGCGCGCAAGCGGGGTGCGAAGGTCGCGGTGGTCAACCCGATGCGCGAGCCGGGTCTCGACCGCTATTGGGTACCGAGCAACGTCGAGAGCGCGATGTTCGGCACGAAGATGACCGACGAGTTCTTCGGCGTGAACACCGGCGGCGACGTGGCGTTCGTCAACGGTGCGCTCAAGGTGCTGTTGGCCGAAGGCGGCATCGACCGCGGGTTCGTTCGTGAGCACACGGAGGGATTCGACGAGCTGCTCGAGGTGCTCGAAGGCGAGTCCTTCACCGACCTCGAGCGCCAGTCCGGCGTGACCCGTGCCGACATGGAGCGTTTCGCGCGGATGTACGCAGCCGCCCGCACCACAGTGCTCGTGTGGTCGATGGGAATCACCCAGCACGAGCACGGGTCCGACAACGTCGCCGCGATCGTCAACCTCGGGCTCGCGCGTGGCAACGTCGGCCGGCGAGGCGCGGGCCTCATGCCGATCCGGGGCCACTCCGGCGTGCAGGGTGGCGCCGAGATGGGTGCGTACGCGACCGCCTTCCCGAGCGGCGTGGCGATCACACCCGAGTCGGCCGCCACGCTCACCCGGCAGTACGGCTTCCCGGTGGGTGATCGGCCGGGGCTCACCGCCGAAGAGATGATCGAGGTGGCCTCACGGGGCCAGCTCGACGTCCTCTACTCGTCGGGCGGGAACTTCCTCGAGGTGCTGCCCGATCCCGTCCTCGTCGACGACGCGCTGCACCGCGTGCCGCTGCGTGTGCACCAGGACATTGTCGTGTCGAGCCAGATGCTCGTCGGCCCCGGCGACATCGTCGTGCTCTTGCCGGCGGCGACGCGCTACGAGCAGCGTGACGGCGGCACCGAGACCACCACCGAGCGGCGAATCGCGTTCAGCCCCGAGATCCCGGGGCATCAGGTGGGGGAGGCGCGCAGCGAGTGGGAGATCTTTGTCGATCTCGCGCGGCACGTCGCCCCAGAACGCGCGCACCTCGTTGCCTTCGACTCGGGTCAGCAGATTCGCGACGAGATGGCGCGTGTCGTGCCGTCGTACGCGGGGGTCGAGACCTTGCACGCGATCGGTGACGCGGTGCAGTGGGGCGGTGCGCGTCTCTGTGAGGGCGGCAACTTCCCCACTCCCGACGGGAAGGCGCACTTCATCCCGGTGGAACCCGCAGTGGTCGACGTTCCCGAGGGCAGCTTCCTGCTCAGCACGCGCCGCGGGAAGCAGTTCAACACGATGGTGCACCAAGCCAAAGACCCTTTGACCGGCGCGCTGCGCGACGCGCTCTTCATCGCGACCGATGATGCCGGCGCGCTCGGTCTGCGTGAAGGCGACCGGGTCGTCGTGCGTTCCGACGCCGGTTCGATGCAGGCGCGCGTACATCTCGCCAACCTGCGTCCCGGCAACGTGCAGATGTTCTTCCCGGAGGGCAACGTGCTGATCGGCCCCGGCCGCCGCGACGCCGGCTCCGGCGTGCCCGACTACAACGCTGTCGTCACGGTGCAGCGCTTGTGA
- the fdhD gene encoding formate dehydrogenase accessory sulfurtransferase FdhD: protein MSNDPARRAVTSVRVRALDGERVFDRPDKLVTEEPMEIRVHGPGQEPRPLVVTMRTPGNDFELAVGFCLTEGILDGADDLDTVAYCLAGEGEQEFNVVTVTLRRPVALDGPERRFVANASCGLCGKTTLDEVEQHCAPVADGPVVARSVVASLPDRLVVAQTVFEATGGLHASGLFTPRGELISLREDVGRHNALDKLIGHAALERRLPLSEEVLMVSGRVSFEIVQKAAIAGIPIVCAVSAPSSLAVDAANRFGQTLVGFVRDARANVYTHSERVDVDR, encoded by the coding sequence GTGAGCAACGACCCCGCTCGCCGTGCGGTGACCTCGGTGCGCGTGCGCGCGCTCGACGGCGAGCGAGTGTTCGACCGGCCCGACAAGCTCGTCACCGAGGAGCCCATGGAGATCCGTGTCCACGGGCCGGGCCAGGAGCCCAGGCCGCTCGTGGTCACGATGCGCACGCCGGGTAACGACTTCGAGCTCGCGGTGGGCTTCTGTCTCACCGAAGGCATCCTCGACGGGGCCGACGACCTGGACACCGTCGCGTACTGCCTCGCCGGTGAGGGCGAGCAGGAGTTCAACGTGGTCACGGTTACGCTGCGGCGGCCGGTGGCGCTCGACGGTCCGGAGCGGCGGTTCGTCGCGAACGCGAGCTGCGGCCTCTGTGGCAAGACCACGCTCGACGAGGTCGAGCAGCACTGCGCCCCGGTGGCCGACGGGCCGGTGGTCGCGCGCTCGGTTGTCGCGTCGCTGCCCGATCGGCTCGTCGTGGCGCAGACCGTGTTCGAAGCCACGGGAGGATTGCACGCGTCGGGTCTCTTCACACCGCGCGGCGAGCTCATCTCGCTGCGGGAGGACGTCGGCCGCCACAACGCGCTCGACAAGCTGATCGGCCACGCCGCGCTCGAGCGCCGGTTGCCACTGTCCGAGGAAGTGCTGATGGTGTCGGGGCGCGTGAGCTTCGAGATCGTCCAGAAGGCCGCGATCGCGGGCATCCCGATCGTGTGCGCGGTGTCGGCGCCGTCGAGCCTCGCGGTCGACGCCGCGAACCGCTTTGGCCAGACCCTCGTCGGCTTCGTCCGCGACGCGCGCGCCAACGTCTACACGCATTCCGAGCGCGTCGACGTCGACCGGTAG
- a CDS encoding NTP transferase domain-containing protein produces MLTGGRSRRLGADKARLVLDGETLADRAATRLAAVCETVVEVGPGVTGRPQVSEQPPGAGPLAALAAGGGALRQLGWDGNALLLAVDLPNVGVPLLELLRDWPGASTVVPEASGRLQPVCARYGPEALLAASSLVTGGVRALNALLDVGDYDVVPERTWRETAPPDAFADVDTPEDAARLGIDLTGLR; encoded by the coding sequence TTGCTCACAGGGGGCCGCAGCCGACGGCTGGGTGCCGACAAGGCCCGTCTGGTGCTCGACGGTGAAACCCTGGCCGACCGGGCAGCCACGCGGCTCGCGGCGGTCTGCGAGACCGTGGTCGAGGTGGGTCCGGGGGTCACCGGCCGTCCGCAGGTGAGCGAGCAGCCGCCGGGTGCCGGGCCGCTGGCGGCACTCGCTGCGGGTGGGGGCGCCCTGCGCCAACTCGGCTGGGACGGCAACGCGCTGCTCCTCGCGGTCGATCTGCCGAATGTCGGCGTTCCGCTGCTCGAGCTGCTGCGCGATTGGCCGGGTGCGTCGACGGTCGTCCCGGAAGCCTCCGGGAGGTTGCAGCCGGTGTGTGCTCGGTACGGTCCCGAGGCGCTCCTGGCCGCTTCGAGCCTGGTCACCGGGGGAGTGCGCGCGCTGAATGCACTCCTCGATGTCGGCGACTACGACGTCGTGCCCGAGCGCACGTGGCGGGAGACGGCACCTCCCGACGCGTTCGCCGACGTCGATACACCCGAAGACGCTGCGCGTCTGGGTATCGACCTCACCGGGTTACGGTGA
- a CDS encoding 4a-hydroxytetrahydrobiopterin dehydratase, which translates to MPALPDDSIAQRLDALPGWSREGAEIAKTYELPSFPDAIAFVTRVAALAEKADHHPDLDIRYRKVRVALSTHSEGGITDNDFALAAEIESTAP; encoded by the coding sequence ATGCCTGCACTCCCAGACGACTCCATTGCACAACGACTCGATGCACTTCCCGGTTGGTCGCGCGAGGGCGCCGAGATCGCGAAGACGTACGAGCTCCCTTCGTTCCCCGACGCGATCGCGTTCGTCACGCGCGTCGCCGCCCTTGCCGAGAAAGCCGACCACCATCCCGATCTCGACATCCGCTACCGCAAGGTGCGCGTCGCGCTGTCCACGCACAGCGAGGGCGGCATCACCGACAACGACTTCGCGCTCGCGGCCGAGATCGAATCGACCGCTCCGTAG
- a CDS encoding glycosyltransferase — translation MDEPDTEPRRVLVVEDRAHRPIGHFPTLFAELAEGFAENGCAVEVLTSTGWLYDGERAVPFVVNRYLTFDRLRYRIGESFANTRGLRRIASRLRTRALVRSARSRCRAAGDPTPDVVVVSSGIDPIVAAAFARPGRWLFYEFGAPVSMEPRFSAGAGVQIATPDEDDTARWREIAPFLHPITLPIAGARARDRVPDAKRRIGLSAEARVALVFGDASDDKDVDLVARVFAELAGWQLVVAGRVAGEYRHAGGREAFIIGGYVDIAMRDVVYSTADLVVLNFKPEYHGNSALVTDAISFGVPIVCSDGSIAAAIVREYRLGVVFNPGDPDSLHQAVDTAPVFIEAADLERARTELSNRAVAARFLRALQYTPPAEGGQP, via the coding sequence ATGGACGAACCGGACACCGAACCGCGGCGCGTGCTCGTGGTGGAAGACCGCGCCCACCGGCCCATCGGTCACTTCCCCACGTTGTTTGCTGAACTCGCGGAGGGTTTCGCCGAGAACGGGTGCGCGGTCGAGGTGCTCACGTCGACCGGCTGGTTGTACGACGGCGAGCGCGCGGTTCCCTTCGTCGTCAACCGGTATCTCACCTTCGACCGGCTCCGGTACCGGATCGGCGAGTCGTTCGCGAACACGCGAGGACTGCGTCGGATCGCGAGCAGGTTGCGCACGAGAGCATTGGTGCGCTCCGCGCGGTCGCGGTGTCGAGCTGCCGGCGATCCGACGCCGGACGTCGTGGTCGTCAGCTCCGGCATCGATCCGATCGTCGCGGCCGCGTTCGCGCGTCCCGGGCGGTGGCTCTTCTACGAGTTCGGCGCGCCCGTGAGTATGGAACCGAGGTTCTCGGCAGGCGCCGGCGTGCAGATCGCGACCCCCGACGAAGACGACACGGCACGATGGAGGGAGATCGCCCCGTTCCTCCATCCGATCACGCTTCCCATCGCCGGTGCGCGCGCCCGCGATCGCGTTCCCGACGCGAAGCGACGCATCGGTCTGAGCGCCGAGGCCCGCGTCGCACTCGTGTTCGGCGACGCCAGCGACGACAAGGACGTCGACCTCGTGGCACGAGTGTTCGCGGAGCTCGCAGGCTGGCAACTCGTCGTTGCGGGACGGGTGGCCGGCGAATACCGGCACGCGGGCGGTCGTGAGGCCTTCATCATCGGCGGATACGTCGACATCGCGATGCGTGACGTCGTGTACAGCACCGCCGACCTCGTCGTGCTGAACTTCAAGCCGGAGTACCACGGAAATTCCGCGCTGGTGACCGATGCGATCTCGTTCGGCGTTCCGATCGTTTGCTCCGACGGATCGATCGCGGCCGCGATCGTCCGCGAGTACCGCCTCGGCGTCGTCTTCAACCCGGGGGATCCCGACTCACTGCATCAAGCCGTCGACACTGCTCCGGTGTTCATCGAGGCGGCTGATCTGGAACGCGCGCGCACCGAGCTCTCGAACCGCGCGGTCGCAGCACGGTTCCTGCGCGCTTTGCAATACACTCCGCCCGCCGAGGGAGGTCAGCCATGA